The Desulfurobacteriaceae bacterium genomic sequence TGATTTCTAATAAAACAAACCTTGCTTTCTCCGCTACCCAAACTGCATGTCTAATCCCGTGATCTGTATATCCCATTTCTTTCAAGAAATAGTCAGCCCTATTGATTATTGATGTAATAAAGGATTTTTTTATCTTTTAAAAGTTCTTTGTAAGTGGGGAACTCTAAATCTGTTTCCATTCTTAGAACCTCACGCTTACATCTCCAGAAAACAGTCTTTTTATATTTCCTTCTTCATCTTCGACAATAAGGTAACCGTTTTGATCAATCCCAAGAGCTCTTGCTTTGAAACTACCCTCTTGGTTGTGAACGGCAATCTCCTTTCCTATTAAAGGACAGTTTTGCTCGAACTCTTTTACATTAAACTGTCCAGTTGAAAGTTTATTATAGTAGCTGTTAATTTCTGCTATAAGACTTTTAATCAATTGATCTCTATTGAAACTTATTCTTTCTATCTTTAAGGAAGTGGCTGGTACAGGAAAATCGGAAAGTTCTTCTTCCGAATAGGAAAGATTTATTCCAATACCAACAATCAGTCTATCTCTTAAGAGTTCAGGAAGAATACCAGCAATCTTCTTTCCGTTTATGTAAATATCATTGGGCCACTTTAGGTAAAAATCTTCTTTAAAGCTTTTGAGGGTATTAAGAACAGCAACTCCAAAAGCAAGACTTGAAAGGGAAATAACAGAAGGAGAAAGAGGAGGATACATGAACGAGATGTAGAGTCCTTTATCTTTCAGGGATAGCCAGTTCTTCCCTCTTCTACCTTTACCACCGGTTTGCTTTCTTGCAATAACACAAAAGCCTTCTCTGAAATCTATTCTTTTTAAGTATTCGTTGGTTGAATCTACTTCTTCTAACTCCACTAACTCCATAGTTTAAACTAGTCCTCTATCCACCTCAATATTTTGATATCAGCAGTTGTTAAACTAGAGAAGCTACTTACAATAGAACAATATACGCTTTTTATAAAACCTGTAGTAGAATCACATAGATCTTTCATTTCATCAAGAGTCAATCCTGAAGGAACTCCGTTACCTTCATAAGAGAAGTTGGCAATGCTAATATCTCCATCTACAAAGAGTGCCATATTTAAATCACCAGACCAGTTTTGGAAGTCAAATCCTCCTTTTTTGCTCTTTATCCCCTTAGTTGACCAAACAAGGACATTGTAAGCATCATTTCCAGAATAATCAATAATGTCTCCTCCAACGTTTATTAGCTCACGGGCTAAGACTAAGAAGTTTGATTCCCCTTCTCCCAAATCTCCATAGTTTACGCTAATTAGATCATGCTTTCCTTTTGTCTCTATACTTTTTTCACTGTAGATAACTACGTTTGTCCCGTTACCGTTCAAGTTCATGTTGGATATATTAATGCCCTTATCAACTTTTACTGTTTCTCCTCCTAAAATTTCTACGTTTACATCTCCCTCACCACCAAAAGATTCAAGATTTAATTCCTTTAGATTGACAGCCTTTCCTGAAACTGTTTTTATATTGATATCCCCATCTGTATCAAATGACTGAAACGTTATATGTTTCGCTGAAAGATTTTCACTGGACTGAAGGATAATATTAAGATCACCGTCTGCTTGTAAGCTTGTATAGTCTACCTGATGAACATTCAGAGTTTTACCAG encodes the following:
- a CDS encoding biotin--[acetyl-CoA-carboxylase] ligase, encoding MELVELEEVDSTNEYLKRIDFREGFCVIARKQTGGKGRRGKNWLSLKDKGLYISFMYPPLSPSVISLSSLAFGVAVLNTLKSFKEDFYLKWPNDIYINGKKIAGILPELLRDRLIVGIGINLSYSEEELSDFPVPATSLKIERISFNRDQLIKSLIAEINSYYNKLSTGQFNVKEFEQNCPLIGKEIAVHNQEGSFKARALGIDQNGYLIVEDEEGNIKRLFSGDVSVRF